A single genomic interval of Litoreibacter ponti harbors:
- a CDS encoding sn-glycerol-3-phosphate import ATP-binding protein UgpC, giving the protein MATVTLQGVKKSFGTTDVIHGIDVEIGDGEFIVIVGPSGCGKSTLLRMVAGLETVTAGDVLIGGTRANDKEPMDRDIAMVFQNYALYPHMSVRQNMGYGLKIAGLPKDQINAKVEEAARLLQLEPLLDRKPRQLSGGQRQRVAMGRAIVREPAVFLFDEPLSNLDAKLRVQMRLEIRELQAKLGITSLYVTHDQVEAMTMADRMIVMNGGVAEQIGTPLEVYETPRTLFAAQFIGSPAMNIVDAHIKGGVVSVGELAIAEVTAPDGPVKLGIRPEHMVPDENGPLAITIQMTEPLGANTLLHGRLPGHPDAFTISLPGVHAMPDTKDPLRFAAQVGQIHIFDPASGLRLT; this is encoded by the coding sequence ATGGCGACAGTCACACTTCAGGGCGTCAAGAAAAGCTTCGGCACCACCGATGTCATTCACGGCATTGATGTCGAGATCGGGGATGGTGAATTCATCGTCATCGTCGGGCCATCCGGCTGCGGGAAATCCACGCTGCTGCGCATGGTCGCCGGGCTGGAGACGGTGACCGCAGGCGACGTGCTGATCGGCGGGACGCGCGCCAATGACAAAGAGCCGATGGACCGCGACATCGCCATGGTGTTTCAGAATTACGCGCTCTACCCGCATATGTCGGTGCGCCAGAACATGGGCTACGGGCTGAAGATCGCGGGGCTGCCGAAGGATCAGATCAACGCCAAGGTCGAAGAGGCCGCGCGCTTGCTGCAGTTGGAGCCGCTGCTTGATCGCAAGCCCCGGCAACTCTCGGGCGGCCAACGCCAGCGCGTCGCGATGGGCCGCGCCATCGTGCGGGAGCCGGCCGTGTTTCTCTTCGATGAACCGCTCAGCAATCTCGACGCCAAACTGCGCGTGCAGATGCGGCTCGAAATTCGGGAGTTACAGGCCAAGCTGGGCATTACCTCGCTTTATGTCACGCATGACCAGGTCGAGGCGATGACGATGGCCGACCGGATGATCGTGATGAACGGCGGTGTTGCGGAACAGATCGGAACGCCCTTGGAGGTCTACGAGACCCCGCGCACGCTGTTCGCCGCGCAATTCATCGGCAGCCCCGCCATGAACATAGTCGATGCGCATATAAAGGGAGGTGTTGTCTCCGTCGGGGAGCTTGCCATCGCGGAGGTCACAGCGCCCGATGGTCCGGTCAAGCTGGGCATTCGTCCCGAACACATGGTGCCGGACGAGAACGGTCCGCTCGCGATTACTATCCAAATGACCGAGCCTCTTGGCGCCAACACGCTGCTTCATGGCCGCTTGCCCGGGCATCCCGACGCCTTCACGATCAGCCTACCCGGCGTTCACGCGATGCCGGATACGAAGGACCCGTTGCGCTTTGCCGCACAAGTGGGGCAAATCCACATCTTCGATCCAGCCTCTGGGTTGCGACTGACGTAG
- the ugpE gene encoding sn-glycerol-3-phosphate ABC transporter permease UgpE yields the protein MVEKRGAGLWLTHVFMILGVLVIFFPIWLAFVASTVTQQEIIQPPMPVVPGDQFWINYRNALFSGVNVPVATMLFNSLVMAIGIAVGKIVISLLSAFAIVYFRFPGRNVFFWMIFLTLMLPVEVRIVPTFEVVAGFGMLNSYSGLIFPLIASATATFLFRQFFLTIPDELAEAARVDGARPMRFFWDIVVPMSRTNVAALFVILFIYGWNQYLWPLLITTDPEMNTIVMGIKQMFPSGDDFAHWPTIMATSILAMIPPVIVVVGMQRLFIRGLVDSEK from the coding sequence ATGGTCGAAAAGCGCGGGGCCGGCCTTTGGCTGACCCATGTTTTCATGATCCTGGGCGTGCTGGTCATCTTCTTTCCGATCTGGCTGGCCTTTGTTGCCTCGACGGTCACACAGCAAGAGATCATTCAACCCCCGATGCCGGTGGTGCCAGGCGACCAGTTCTGGATCAACTACCGCAATGCGCTGTTCTCGGGCGTCAATGTGCCGGTCGCGACGATGCTGTTCAATTCGCTGGTGATGGCGATCGGCATTGCGGTCGGCAAGATCGTCATCTCCTTGCTGTCCGCCTTCGCCATCGTCTATTTCCGGTTCCCCGGACGCAATGTCTTCTTCTGGATGATCTTCCTGACGCTGATGCTGCCGGTAGAAGTGCGCATCGTGCCGACCTTCGAGGTGGTGGCGGGCTTTGGCATGCTCAACAGTTATTCGGGCCTGATCTTCCCGCTGATTGCCTCGGCCACGGCGACGTTCCTGTTCCGCCAGTTCTTTCTGACCATCCCCGATGAGCTGGCCGAGGCCGCCCGGGTCGACGGTGCCCGCCCGATGCGGTTCTTCTGGGATATTGTCGTGCCGATGAGCCGGACCAACGTGGCGGCGCTTTTCGTGATCTTGTTCATCTACGGCTGGAACCAGTATCTCTGGCCGCTGCTGATCACCACCGATCCGGAAATGAACACCATCGTCATGGGGATCAAGCAGATGTTTCCGTCGGGCGACGACTTTGCCCATTGGCCGACCATCATGGCCACCTCCATCCTTGCGATGATCCCCCCGGTGATTGTGGTTGTGGGGATGCAGCGGCTTTTCATCCGCGGCCTTGTAGACAGCGAGAAATAG
- the ugpA gene encoding sn-glycerol-3-phosphate ABC transporter permease UgpA, with protein sequence MEKRVTFRGWLLPLLLIAPQVLVSAVFFFYPAGQAIWQSLFIPDPFGLSSQFVGLGNFEFLLSDPFYRASFLTTAIFSILVTLCSMIPALFLAVIADRLIKGSGVYRTMLIWPYAVAPAVAGVLWLFMFNTRVGVISWYLGTLGYDWNHVLNGGEAMGLVVVASAWGRISYNFLFFFAALQSVPRSVIEAAAIDGARFWRRFFTIVLPLLSPTTFFLLVVNVVYAFFETFGVIHTITAGGPQQSTTILVYKVFSDGFVGQDLGSSSAQSVILLVVVGLLTIVQFKFIEKRVHY encoded by the coding sequence ATGGAAAAGCGCGTAACCTTTCGCGGCTGGCTGTTGCCGCTGCTGCTGATCGCACCTCAGGTGCTGGTCTCGGCCGTGTTCTTCTTCTACCCCGCCGGGCAGGCCATCTGGCAATCGCTATTCATCCCGGACCCGTTCGGGCTTTCGTCGCAATTCGTGGGCCTCGGGAACTTCGAGTTCCTGCTGAGCGACCCTTTCTATCGCGCGTCCTTTCTGACAACGGCAATCTTTTCGATCCTGGTGACGCTCTGCTCGATGATCCCGGCGCTGTTTCTGGCGGTGATCGCGGATCGCCTGATCAAGGGATCGGGCGTCTATCGCACCATGCTGATCTGGCCCTACGCGGTGGCCCCGGCCGTCGCGGGGGTCCTGTGGCTTTTCATGTTCAACACCCGCGTGGGCGTCATATCCTGGTATCTCGGCACGCTGGGCTACGACTGGAACCACGTGCTGAACGGGGGCGAGGCCATGGGGCTGGTCGTCGTGGCCTCCGCCTGGGGGCGGATCAGCTACAACTTCCTGTTCTTCTTCGCCGCGCTGCAATCCGTACCCCGATCCGTCATCGAGGCGGCAGCGATTGACGGCGCGCGGTTCTGGCGCCGGTTTTTCACGATCGTGCTGCCGCTTCTGTCGCCCACGACATTCTTCCTGCTGGTCGTCAACGTGGTCTACGCGTTCTTCGAGACCTTCGGCGTGATCCACACGATCACCGCGGGCGGGCCGCAACAGTCCACGACCATCCTGGTCTACAAGGTCTTCTCCGACGGGTTTGTCGGCCAAGATCTTGGGTCAAGCTCGGCCCAGTCGGTGATCTTGTTGGTCGTCGTGGGGCTGCTGACAATCGTCCAGTTCAAATTCATTGAAAAGCGAGTGCACTACTGA
- the ugpB gene encoding sn-glycerol-3-phosphate ABC transporter substrate-binding protein UgpB: MKKSLVGALLAAGTALSPLAAYAQTEIQFWHAFTGRLGELVKAQVEEFNGGQSDYTVVESHKGNYSETLNAGIAAFRAGEQPHILMVFEVGTATMMSAEGATKPVYEVMAESGATFDPDAYIGSVKGYYTTTDGEMLSLPFNSSTPVLWVNRDAFEAAGVDPDTDLSTWQKVGETLDALKAGGEDCPLVTAWQSWIHLENFSAYHDVPFASKDNGFAGLDTELMLNGEAQVAHLTAMGEWAKDGKFIYTGRRNEGGANFRSGECALFTESSAGYAGIKAEAQFDFDVRPLPYWEGVGNSPQNTIIGGASLWVLEGHEAEEYKGVGEFLAFLSSSDVQAQWHQDTGYLPITAEAGEATRAAGFYEQNPGTDVAVIQMTAKEPTANSKGLRLGSFDQIRGIIDEELEAIWAGDKSAQEAMDSAKERGDALLRRFESANR, translated from the coding sequence ATGAAAAAATCACTAGTCGGCGCGCTTCTGGCCGCCGGAACAGCGCTGTCGCCGCTTGCAGCCTACGCGCAAACAGAAATTCAATTCTGGCACGCCTTTACCGGACGACTGGGCGAGCTGGTGAAAGCTCAGGTGGAGGAATTCAACGGCGGTCAAAGTGACTACACGGTCGTCGAGAGCCACAAGGGCAACTACTCCGAGACGCTCAACGCAGGTATCGCGGCCTTCCGCGCGGGCGAACAGCCCCACATCCTGATGGTGTTCGAAGTTGGCACCGCGACCATGATGTCTGCTGAAGGTGCCACCAAGCCGGTCTACGAAGTCATGGCCGAGAGCGGCGCCACCTTCGATCCCGACGCCTATATCGGCTCGGTGAAGGGCTACTACACCACGACCGACGGCGAGATGCTGTCTTTGCCGTTCAACTCCTCGACCCCGGTGTTGTGGGTGAACCGCGATGCGTTCGAGGCTGCGGGCGTCGACCCCGACACCGATCTGTCGACCTGGCAGAAGGTCGGCGAGACACTGGACGCCCTGAAAGCAGGCGGCGAAGATTGCCCGCTGGTCACCGCATGGCAGAGCTGGATCCACCTCGAGAACTTCTCGGCCTATCACGACGTGCCCTTCGCCTCGAAGGATAACGGGTTTGCGGGCCTCGATACCGAGCTGATGCTGAACGGCGAGGCGCAGGTCGCGCACCTGACCGCGATGGGCGAATGGGCCAAGGATGGCAAGTTCATCTATACCGGTCGCCGCAACGAGGGCGGTGCCAACTTCCGGTCCGGCGAATGTGCGCTCTTCACGGAAAGCTCCGCAGGCTACGCGGGCATCAAGGCCGAAGCACAGTTCGACTTCGATGTGCGCCCGCTGCCCTATTGGGAAGGCGTTGGTAATTCGCCCCAGAACACCATCATCGGTGGCGCGTCGCTTTGGGTTCTCGAAGGCCATGAGGCCGAGGAATACAAGGGCGTTGGCGAGTTCCTCGCCTTCCTGTCCTCGTCCGACGTGCAGGCCCAGTGGCACCAAGACACGGGCTATCTGCCGATCACGGCCGAAGCCGGTGAGGCCACCCGTGCGGCAGGGTTCTACGAGCAGAACCCGGGCACCGACGTCGCTGTGATCCAGATGACCGCAAAAGAACCCACGGCCAATTCCAAGGGTCTGCGCCTTGGCTCCTTCGACCAGATCCGCGGGATCATCGACGAAGAGCTGGAGGCGATCTGGGCAGGTGACAAATCCGCTCAAGAGGCCATGGACAGCGCCAAGGAGCGGGGCGACGCCTTGCTGCGGCGCTTCGAGTCCGCCAACCGGTAA
- the tuf gene encoding elongation factor Tu has product MAKEKFERTKPHVNIGTIGHVDHGKTTLTAAITKYFGDFQAYDQIDGAPEEKARGITISTAHVEYETDTRHYAHVDCPGHADYVKNMITGAAQMDGAILVVNAADGPMPQTREHILLGRQVGIPKMVVYMNKVDQVDDEELLELVEMEIRELLSSYDYPGDDIPVIPGSALAAMEGNNPEIGEESIRKLMAAVDEYIPTPERAVDQPFLMPIEDVFSISGRGTVVTGRVERGVINVGDEIEIVGIRDTSKTTCTGVEMFRKLLDRGEAGDNIGALLRGVDREGVERGQVLCKPGSVKPHTKFEAEAYILTKEEGGRHTPFFANYRPQFYFRTTDVTGTVELPSGTEMVMPGDNLKFDVELIAPIAMEQGLRFAIREGGRTVGAGVVSKITE; this is encoded by the coding sequence ATGGCTAAGGAAAAGTTTGAACGCACAAAACCGCACGTTAACATTGGCACGATTGGCCACGTTGACCACGGCAAGACGACGCTGACGGCGGCGATCACGAAGTATTTCGGCGACTTCCAGGCGTATGACCAGATCGACGGCGCGCCGGAAGAGAAGGCCCGCGGGATCACGATCTCGACGGCGCACGTGGAGTACGAGACCGACACGCGCCACTACGCGCACGTCGACTGCCCCGGCCACGCCGACTACGTCAAGAACATGATCACCGGGGCCGCCCAGATGGACGGCGCGATCCTGGTGGTGAACGCCGCCGACGGCCCGATGCCCCAGACCCGCGAGCACATCCTGCTGGGCCGCCAGGTGGGCATCCCGAAGATGGTCGTCTACATGAACAAGGTCGACCAGGTGGACGACGAGGAGCTGCTGGAGCTCGTCGAGATGGAGATCCGCGAGCTGCTGTCCTCCTACGACTACCCCGGCGACGACATCCCCGTCATTCCGGGCTCGGCTCTGGCCGCGATGGAAGGCAACAACCCCGAGATCGGCGAAGAGTCGATCCGCAAGCTGATGGCCGCCGTGGACGAGTACATCCCGACCCCCGAGCGCGCCGTGGACCAGCCCTTCCTGATGCCGATCGAGGACGTGTTCTCGATCTCCGGCCGCGGCACCGTTGTGACCGGCCGTGTCGAGCGTGGCGTGATCAATGTGGGTGACGAGATCGAGATCGTGGGCATCCGCGACACCTCGAAGACCACCTGCACCGGCGTCGAGATGTTCCGCAAGCTGCTGGATCGTGGCGAGGCTGGCGACAACATCGGCGCGCTGCTGCGCGGCGTGGACCGTGAGGGCGTGGAGCGCGGCCAGGTGCTGTGCAAGCCGGGCTCGGTGAAGCCCCACACGAAGTTCGAGGCCGAGGCCTACATCCTGACCAAGGAAGAGGGTGGCCGTCACACGCCGTTCTTCGCCAACTACCGCCCGCAGTTCTACTTCCGCACGACGGATGTGACGGGCACGGTTGAGCTGCCGTCGGGCACCGAGATGGTGATGCCGGGCGACAACCTGAAGTTCGACGTCGAGCTGATCGCGCCCATCGCGATGGAGCAGGGCCTGCGCTTCGCCATCCGCGAGGGCGGCCGGACGGTTGGCGCAGGTGTTGTGTCGAAGATTACGGAGTAA
- a CDS encoding cytochrome P450, whose amino-acid sequence MRNALPPRATLPRQPLGLIDSFKAARRNLLDIIPEAALHQPIVSGNQAARWHMITEPDAIRRVLRDRLDDYPKSDVTKSILRPAIGNSLFVAEGDDWRWQRRAAAPVFTHRNVANLSPIMSQAAERAAGRIAGAEGRAADMLAEMVTATFEVISDVTFSGDEGFDRAALHHAIDGYINGAAKVSFFDMLNLPDWVPRPSRVVASGTMNAMKSMADGVIEARSDGHRRDLLDLLLAGEDPDTKRKMTTPELRDNLLAFIVAGHETTALTLAWALYLCAFDQGVQDRARAEAQAVLGERVAAQSDIDALPYIRQIIDEALRLYPPAGILSRSARERDELCGTEILKGDTVMLPVYALHRSRQLWDNPDHFDPDRFAPGHKTARFTYLPFGDGPRICIGMSFAIQEAVIILATLLARFRFTLVPGKTPQPVLIVTTRPEGGVWLNVDAA is encoded by the coding sequence ATGAGAAACGCCCTGCCGCCCCGCGCCACCCTGCCCCGCCAGCCGCTGGGGCTGATCGACAGCTTCAAGGCGGCGCGGCGCAATCTGCTGGACATCATCCCGGAGGCCGCACTGCATCAGCCCATCGTGTCGGGCAATCAGGCGGCGCGCTGGCACATGATCACCGAGCCGGACGCGATCCGGCGGGTACTGCGCGACCGGCTCGACGACTATCCGAAATCCGACGTCACCAAAAGCATCCTGCGCCCGGCCATCGGCAACAGCCTGTTCGTGGCCGAGGGGGACGACTGGCGGTGGCAACGCCGGGCCGCGGCGCCGGTATTCACGCATCGCAATGTGGCCAACCTGTCGCCGATCATGTCGCAGGCGGCGGAACGCGCGGCCGGTCGCATCGCCGGGGCCGAGGGGCGCGCAGCCGACATGCTGGCGGAGATGGTCACGGCGACGTTCGAGGTCATCTCCGACGTGACCTTTTCCGGCGATGAGGGCTTTGATCGCGCGGCGCTGCACCATGCCATCGACGGCTACATCAACGGGGCGGCCAAGGTGTCGTTCTTCGACATGCTCAACCTGCCCGATTGGGTGCCGCGCCCGTCGCGGGTGGTCGCGAGCGGCACAATGAACGCGATGAAATCCATGGCCGACGGGGTGATCGAGGCGCGCAGCGACGGCCACCGCCGAGACCTGCTCGACCTGCTTCTGGCGGGCGAGGACCCCGACACGAAGCGCAAGATGACCACGCCCGAGCTGCGCGACAACCTGTTGGCCTTCATCGTCGCGGGCCATGAGACAACGGCGCTCACGCTCGCCTGGGCTCTGTATTTGTGCGCCTTTGATCAAGGCGTGCAGGACCGCGCGAGGGCCGAGGCGCAAGCGGTTCTGGGCGAACGCGTTGCGGCGCAATCCGACATCGACGCCCTGCCCTACATCCGCCAGATCATCGACGAGGCGCTGCGGCTCTACCCGCCGGCGGGGATCCTGTCGCGCAGCGCGCGCGAGCGGGACGAGCTTTGCGGCACCGAAATTCTGAAGGGCGACACGGTCATGCTGCCGGTCTATGCGCTGCATCGCTCGCGCCAGCTGTGGGACAACCCCGATCACTTCGACCCGGACCGCTTCGCCCCTGGCCACAAGACCGCGCGCTTCACCTATCTGCCGTTCGGGGACGGGCCGCGCATCTGCATCGGGATGAGCTTTGCGATACAGGAGGCCGTCATCATCCTTGCCACGCTGCTCGCGCGTTTCCGGTTCACGCTGGTGCCGGGAAAGACGCCACAGCCTGTGCTGATCGTCACCACCCGCCCCGAGGGTGGCGTGTGGCTGAATGTCGATGCGGCCTAG
- a CDS encoding DNA topoisomerase IV subunit A, translating into MSDESDTPQMEPSELAEPLRRAIGERYLTYALSTIMHRALPDARDGLKPVHRRILYAMRELRLASNGGFRKSAKISGDVMGNYHPHGDAAIYDAMARLAQDFNVRYPLVDGQGNFGNIDGDNPAAARYTEARMTAAAEALLEGLNENAVDYRPNYDGTLEEPEVLPATFPNLLANGSSGIAVGMATNIPPHNIDELLNACIHLIKAPNARDETLLDHVPGPDFPTGGIIVEPRENILEAYRTGRGSFRLRSKWEVEDLGRGLWQIVVTEIPYQVQKSKLIEKIAELIQTKKVPILADIRDESADDIRVVLEPRSKNVDPEVLMGMMFRNSDLETRFSLNMNVLIDGRTPKVCSLKEILRAFLDHRREVLQRRARHRLEKIDHRLEVLEGFILAFLNLDRVIDIIRYDDDPKSGLMFEDWGREHTRATDETDYVGPAPREGEPSLTEVQADAILNMRLRSLRRLEEMELKRERDELMEERAGLEDLLESDELQWKKITEQLRETRKLFGKDSEGGARRTEFAEATEIAEVPLEAMIDREPITVVCSKMGWVRAMTGHIDLTRELKFKDGDEGRFLFHAETTDRLLVFGSNGRFYTVSASNLPGGRGMGEPLRLMIDLPNEAEIVDIFIHVPGRKLLVASSAGDGFVVGEDEVVAQTRAGKQVLNVKDDVRAVVCKPVTGDHVAIVSQNGKFLVFPAAELPEMGRGKGVRLQKYNMARGKQGSLELDGGLSDLTTFNWDDGLTWSMGGGKTRHEPDMSEWLGKRAGVGKRPPYGFPKSYKFE; encoded by the coding sequence ATGTCCGACGAGAGCGATACCCCCCAGATGGAGCCCTCTGAGCTGGCCGAGCCGCTGCGCCGCGCCATTGGCGAGCGCTATCTGACCTATGCGCTGTCGACGATCATGCACCGCGCGCTGCCCGATGCCCGTGACGGCTTGAAGCCGGTGCACCGCCGGATCCTGTACGCGATGCGCGAGTTGCGGCTGGCGTCGAATGGGGGCTTCCGTAAGTCCGCCAAGATTTCCGGCGACGTGATGGGCAACTATCACCCCCATGGCGACGCTGCGATCTACGACGCGATGGCGCGCTTGGCGCAGGATTTCAACGTCCGCTATCCGCTGGTGGACGGGCAGGGCAACTTCGGCAATATCGACGGGGATAACCCCGCCGCGGCCCGTTATACCGAAGCGCGGATGACCGCCGCCGCCGAGGCGCTGTTGGAGGGTCTCAACGAGAACGCGGTCGATTACCGGCCCAATTACGACGGCACGCTCGAAGAGCCCGAGGTGTTGCCCGCGACCTTCCCGAACCTGCTGGCAAACGGCTCAAGCGGGATCGCGGTGGGGATGGCCACGAACATCCCGCCCCACAATATCGACGAGCTGCTGAACGCTTGTATCCACCTGATCAAGGCGCCGAATGCCCGCGACGAGACGCTGCTTGATCACGTGCCCGGTCCAGATTTCCCCACCGGCGGGATCATAGTCGAGCCACGCGAAAACATTCTCGAGGCCTACCGCACGGGCCGCGGCTCGTTCCGTCTGCGCTCGAAATGGGAAGTCGAGGATCTGGGGCGTGGCCTGTGGCAGATCGTGGTCACCGAGATCCCGTATCAGGTTCAGAAATCCAAGCTGATCGAGAAGATCGCAGAGCTGATCCAGACCAAGAAAGTCCCAATCCTGGCCGACATCCGCGACGAGAGCGCCGACGACATCCGCGTCGTGCTGGAGCCGAGGTCAAAAAATGTCGACCCTGAGGTGCTGATGGGCATGATGTTCCGCAATTCCGATCTGGAAACGCGGTTCTCGCTCAACATGAACGTGCTGATCGACGGGCGCACGCCGAAGGTGTGTTCGCTCAAAGAGATCCTGCGGGCGTTTCTCGACCACCGGCGCGAGGTGCTGCAGCGCCGCGCCCGTCACCGGCTCGAGAAGATCGACCACCGGTTGGAAGTGCTCGAAGGCTTCATTCTTGCCTTCCTGAACCTCGACCGCGTGATCGACATCATTCGCTATGATGACGATCCCAAATCGGGCCTGATGTTCGAAGACTGGGGCCGCGAGCACACCCGCGCGACCGACGAGACCGACTATGTTGGCCCGGCCCCGCGCGAGGGCGAGCCGTCCCTGACCGAAGTGCAGGCCGACGCGATCCTGAACATGCGCCTGCGCTCCCTGCGCCGCCTCGAAGAGATGGAGCTGAAGCGCGAGCGCGACGAGCTTATGGAAGAGCGCGCCGGCCTCGAGGATCTGCTGGAAAGCGACGAGCTGCAGTGGAAGAAGATCACCGAGCAGCTGCGCGAGACCCGCAAGCTTTTTGGCAAGGACAGCGAAGGCGGCGCGCGCCGCACCGAGTTTGCCGAGGCCACCGAGATCGCCGAAGTGCCGCTGGAAGCCATGATCGATCGGGAGCCGATCACCGTGGTCTGCTCCAAGATGGGCTGGGTCCGGGCCATGACTGGCCATATCGACCTCACCCGCGAGCTGAAATTCAAGGACGGCGACGAGGGCCGCTTCCTGTTTCACGCCGAGACGACCGACCGCCTGCTGGTCTTCGGCTCGAACGGGCGGTTCTACACCGTCTCCGCGTCGAACCTGCCCGGTGGGCGCGGCATGGGAGAGCCGCTGCGCCTGATGATCGACCTGCCCAACGAGGCGGAAATCGTGGATATCTTCATCCACGTGCCGGGCCGCAAACTGCTTGTGGCCTCCAGCGCGGGGGACGGTTTTGTCGTGGGCGAGGACGAGGTCGTGGCCCAGACCCGCGCGGGCAAACAGGTGCTCAACGTTAAGGACGATGTGCGGGCGGTCGTGTGCAAGCCGGTCACCGGCGATCACGTGGCCATCGTCAGCCAGAACGGAAAATTTCTTGTCTTCCCTGCCGCCGAGCTGCCCGAGATGGGCCGCGGCAAGGGCGTGCGGCTCCAGAAATACAACATGGCGCGCGGCAAGCAGGGCTCATTGGAGCTGGACGGCGGGCTGTCCGATCTGACCACATTCAATTGGGACGATGGCCTGACTTGGAGCATGGGCGGCGGCAAAACCCGGCACGAGCCCGATATGTCCGAATGGCTTGGCAAGCGCGCGGGCGTCGGCAAACGCCCGCCCTACGGGTTCCCGAAAAGCTACAAGTTCGAGTGA
- a CDS encoding SH3 domain-containing protein, which yields MLKWVLGLCAALYGILLYFGEPTPEELAAREARELQQVTRSETVALVTQSLSEEEAEPEPAPVLSQTPEPTSEPTSEIESPVLVSASPSTDATAEPTPVVTATTIAEPAPQLETQAEPEQSASAASSNEIWRVTARAVNLRAGPSTNNAVVGRATLNDSAEIIEMLPSGWAKVYILETGTEAFMSAQFLAAPE from the coding sequence ATGTTGAAGTGGGTACTTGGGCTGTGTGCGGCGCTCTATGGGATATTGCTGTATTTCGGCGAACCCACGCCCGAAGAGCTGGCCGCACGAGAAGCCCGCGAACTTCAACAGGTTACGCGATCCGAGACAGTGGCACTGGTCACGCAATCCCTGTCTGAGGAAGAAGCCGAACCAGAGCCCGCCCCGGTCCTCTCACAGACGCCCGAGCCCACAAGTGAACCCACATCCGAAATCGAATCCCCTGTCCTCGTCTCCGCATCACCTTCGACCGACGCAACCGCAGAGCCCACGCCGGTTGTCACCGCGACCACTATCGCGGAGCCCGCGCCGCAACTCGAAACGCAAGCCGAGCCGGAGCAGTCCGCGTCCGCAGCGTCCAGCAACGAAATTTGGCGCGTGACCGCGCGGGCCGTCAATTTGCGGGCCGGGCCGTCGACGAACAACGCCGTCGTCGGGCGCGCGACGCTCAACGACAGCGCGGAGATTATCGAGATGCTGCCCTCAGGCTGGGCCAAGGTGTACATCCTCGAGACCGGCACCGAGGCGTTCATGTCCGCCCAATTCTTGGCCGCGCCTGAATAA
- a CDS encoding SDR family NAD(P)-dependent oxidoreductase, whose amino-acid sequence MTRKSILITGCSSGIGYDAALYLQARGWRVFATCRKPEDCARLQGEGLESFPLDQSDAASMKAALDECLSRTGGTLDALFNNAAFGVPGAVEDLPTDALRSIFETNLFGYHELTRLVIPVMRAQGHGRILNCSSVLGFVTLKWRGAYNATKFAMEGLTDTLRIEMRDTGIEIVLIEPGPITSKIRENSIPHFEKWIDWDASPRRAQYEESLLKRLYESNGPDTFELPASAVSHKVWRALTDAKPKARYMITTPTYLMAVLKRILPARALDALIDRM is encoded by the coding sequence ATGACACGCAAATCCATCCTGATCACGGGCTGTTCGTCTGGCATCGGCTACGACGCGGCCCTCTATCTTCAAGCCCGCGGCTGGCGGGTCTTCGCGACCTGTCGCAAGCCCGAGGACTGCGCCCGGCTGCAAGGCGAGGGTCTGGAAAGTTTCCCATTGGATCAAAGCGATGCGGCCTCGATGAAGGCGGCGCTGGATGAATGCCTGTCGCGCACCGGTGGCACGCTTGACGCCCTGTTCAACAACGCGGCCTTCGGGGTGCCCGGCGCGGTCGAAGACCTGCCCACAGATGCGTTGCGTTCGATCTTCGAGACGAACCTGTTTGGCTATCACGAACTGACGCGGCTGGTGATCCCGGTGATGCGGGCTCAAGGGCATGGGCGCATCCTCAACTGCTCTTCGGTGCTGGGCTTCGTCACGTTGAAGTGGCGCGGGGCCTACAATGCGACGAAATTCGCGATGGAAGGCCTGACCGACACGCTCCGGATCGAGATGCGCGACACCGGGATCGAAATCGTTCTGATCGAGCCCGGCCCGATTACATCGAAAATACGCGAAAATTCGATCCCCCATTTCGAGAAATGGATCGACTGGGACGCCTCGCCGCGCCGCGCGCAGTACGAAGAAAGCCTTCTCAAGCGGCTCTACGAGAGCAACGGCCCCGATACGTTCGAACTGCCCGCCTCTGCCGTCAGTCACAAGGTCTGGCGCGCGTTGACGGACGCGAAACCGAAGGCCCGGTACATGATTACGACCCCGACCTACCTGATGGCCGTACTCAAGCGCATTTTGCCCGCCCGCGCGCTCGATGCGCTGATCGACCGGATGTGA
- a CDS encoding twin transmembrane helix small protein → MADDPLFIVVAVACLLVLVILLIGIGGFAKGGDFNRKHANRIMRYRIGAQFVAVILILLFVFVRRMGGA, encoded by the coding sequence ATGGCTGACGATCCTCTTTTCATAGTTGTGGCGGTGGCCTGCCTCTTGGTGCTGGTGATCCTGCTCATCGGCATCGGCGGCTTTGCGAAGGGCGGCGACTTCAACCGCAAGCACGCCAACCGGATCATGCGCTACCGCATCGGGGCGCAGTTCGTGGCCGTTATCCTGATCCTGCTTTTTGTCTTTGTCCGGCGCATGGGAGGCGCATGA